The stretch of DNA ccattcctgggtattacacatTTCatcgatttttaaaatttaaatttctctctctctctctgtctgtatatataatttaatacaaattcctttcaccaattttttaaattattttatttaattttatattttattatctaatatgaaaatatgttttggcaatttttaattttctaagtggaattattgtaattttatcaataattatttatacttttgaaaatatgttttattatctaatatgaaaatatgttttggcaatttttaattttctaagtggaattattgtaattttatcaataattatttatacttttgagttttttaagaatctatttttgaacatgaatttaaaaataaaacattatttttaattttattttttaacaattcacattaatcataaaacactattttaattgtaaatttgttaATGATGTTAATATACaattttgaaagaatttgataataaggatattttagtaaaaaaatctttatcatagtacttatcatatgcatttaacaaacatatggaaagaaaaagtaCAATTCTCAATGAATTATAAAAAGATTAACAAATAGTCTAATAGTAATCTTGAAATACTCCTAATCTTATTTTAGTCATTCCATATTTTGATTTGAGAAATATTATAATCTCATCTTAATTCAAtgttattttgatcatttcaaCCAACGTTACCtttgagaataaaatatttaatatatccttatattaatttttaatacacaTGATTGCATAGGTTACTTCCAAGACccttttgttaaattttgaaCTTGGGCATCGCAGCTCATACTTTTTGCTCAAACATcatcttttttttgttaaaaagagGCATACTCCCGAGACTATCTACTGGTAAAATCAGAGAAGAGTTTATAAACCACCCGAATAATTGTTAATGGACCCACGCATTGTTGTTTGGTTGAAACTTGGCGTCAAATAATTTCTTCCCTTGCTTGCTTCATGCGGGGAAGGGGCCGGCCGGGGCTTCTTGAAATGGATCAACACTCGTAAAAGCTGTCTGTTTGAGTTTGCGAAATGCAACGCTAGCAATCGAGTCGGGTGGTGCAGGAGTAACCTTTCCGAAACCTGGTGATGCTTTTGCTCCTGACCTCCACCTCCGCCGCAAACATTGCGCACACTGGCCGGTGGTCGGAAAGTCTTGATTCGCTACGCACATATGACAATTGTTCGATGCCTTTCCCATGCCACAATATCCTGTCGCACCTGGTGATGAGGTCAAGACAACTATTATCAGTTACATAGCTAggatgtgtgtatatatatatgcttaatatatatctatatatcatataatcattagttattttaattgtgTATTCTTGCTTACCGCGTGAATATATAAGTTATTATTAAATGAAACccatgtataatatataatatatatagtaaaataagctttatatgaatattaatttgttttctaaaaaaagaattttgggttatagagagagggagagaccaTGCCGGGGTTCGTCGCTTTTTCTTGGATTTGACAGTCTCTCCAGCATATGAATCTGAATTGTGGGAGTACTTGTAAGTTGGGGCAAAGAAGATTCTTCCCTCGTCGAACCCACAAAATACTCTTCCGGCTTCTCTTTCCACGTTTAACTGCACTTTGAAATTACTTAATATATTAATCAAACTCACAAATCATGTTTTTGTTAACTTATAATGCAGATAATATCTCTCACTTGctgaataaaattttgtatactCTCCATTAACTTCCAGTTACATTATAGAATTCgaaaattaaattcttaatcatatatatatatatagaaatatcatatttattgaCGAAATTCGTGTGCAATTGTCTGTTGTCATGATAGTTACAAAGTTGCTGGCTAGGCAGGGTTGACCACTTGATCTACTTGGTCAATGGCAAAcaaatatgtaattaattataaaacatCATCCTATTTTGTATTCACTCTTTTATAATCTTCAAACCAtcgaattaaagaaaaatgggccAAAAGCAACAAACCTGGTCTTTCTCGAGAAGAGAGTCCCAGTCGTTGTCCTCCAACAGCAACCTCGTTTCCTCGTAGCTCAACGAAACCCGATAGTTTAAGTCCCCAAACCAAAATACTCGACTTCATTTAACATACAATACATTCATATTCCAAACCAAATTAGTGAAATAGTTCATACATATAGTTGTTGAAATCAAACGCGGGAGAGGTTACGTATAAGAATCAGttctttgaattttaatattttcttactcaTGATCGGTGATTCTCTCCGGAGCTTTCCGGTAAGGATTTTTGCACGTCTTGGGGAACTGCGTGCTCTTCATAATCTCAGCCACATCGGCGTTCCTCTTCAGCTCATCCCCCTCCTTCTCCCCGGAAGCCAAGTGGCTGCACACGAAGCAAAAGCTTGTTTGGTGCAATGACAAGCTTATCGATATACAACCctgcagtatatatatatatttaaatttgttcaAATCAATGTAAG from Diospyros lotus cultivar Yz01 chromosome 6, ASM1463336v1, whole genome shotgun sequence encodes:
- the LOC127804261 gene encoding type I inositol polyphosphate 5-phosphatase 5 gives rise to the protein MARTTKIIQDFRVFVGTWNVGGRTPPDGLNLHDFLQVEGSSDIYVLGFQEIVPLSAGNVLVIEDNEPAVKWLELINEALNRAQSRRNSSFSSSESLRGSKDSRSHFFHKPSLKVLSRNLRGDNALLKACNCHLDSQPAGKRRPRRHSETADEFLSMDELSSFPNAMRFCLVACKQMVGIFLSVWARRDLVQHIGHLRISCVGRGIMGCLGNKGCISISLSLHQTSFCFVCSHLASGEKEGDELKRNADVAEIMKSTQFPKTCKNPYRKAPERITDHDRVFWFGDLNYRVSLSYEETRLLLEDNDWDSLLEKDQLNVEREAGRVFCGFDEGRIFFAPTYKYSHNSDSYAGETVKSKKKRRTPAWCDRILWHGKGIEQLSYVRSESRLSDHRPVCAMFAAEVEVRSKSITRFRKGYSCTTRLDC